In one window of Paracoccus saliphilus DNA:
- a CDS encoding branched-chain amino acid ABC transporter permease, translating into MDILNAVVAILNFVVIPAAAYGAQLALGALGVTLIYGILRFSNFAHGDTMAFGTAVTILATWGLQALGITLGPLPTALLALPIGIAATAVMALATDRAVYRFYRAQKAKPIIFVMASVGVMFLMNGLTRLLIGVDQQNFADGERFIINVRDFREMTGLKEGLALKTTQGLTIVIAVIVVWALFRFLNRTKSGKAMRAYSDNEDLALLSGIDPEKVVRMTWIIAAALATIAGTLYGLDKAFKPFNYFQILLPIFAAAIVGGLGNPVGAIAGGFLVAFSEVAVTYPWLKIAGYIFPDWQPGGLLQLLGTEYKFAVSFVILIVVLLFRPTGLFRGKSV; encoded by the coding sequence ATGGACATCCTGAACGCCGTCGTCGCGATCCTGAACTTCGTCGTCATACCCGCCGCCGCCTATGGGGCGCAGCTTGCGCTCGGGGCGCTTGGGGTGACGCTGATCTATGGCATCCTGCGCTTTTCGAACTTCGCCCATGGCGACACCATGGCTTTCGGCACAGCCGTCACCATCCTCGCGACATGGGGGTTGCAGGCGCTCGGTATCACTTTGGGGCCGCTGCCGACCGCCCTGCTCGCCCTGCCCATTGGCATCGCCGCGACCGCTGTCATGGCGCTGGCGACCGACCGTGCCGTTTACCGGTTCTACCGGGCACAGAAAGCCAAGCCGATCATCTTCGTCATGGCCTCTGTCGGCGTCATGTTCCTGATGAACGGGCTGACCCGCCTGCTGATCGGCGTCGATCAACAAAATTTTGCCGATGGGGAGCGTTTCATTATCAACGTGCGTGATTTCCGGGAAATGACCGGGCTGAAAGAGGGACTCGCCCTCAAGACCACGCAGGGATTGACCATCGTCATCGCGGTGATCGTGGTCTGGGCGCTGTTCCGCTTTCTCAACCGCACCAAATCGGGCAAGGCCATGCGTGCCTATTCCGACAACGAGGATCTGGCGCTGCTGTCGGGCATCGATCCGGAAAAGGTTGTGCGCATGACCTGGATCATCGCCGCCGCGCTGGCGACCATCGCCGGAACGCTTTACGGTCTCGACAAGGCTTTCAAGCCCTTCAACTATTTCCAGATCCTGCTGCCGATCTTCGCCGCCGCCATCGTTGGCGGCCTCGGCAACCCGGTGGGCGCGATCGCGGGCGGGTTCCTGGTGGCATTCTCGGAGGTCGCGGTCACCTATCCATGGTTGAAGATCGCCGGCTATATCTTCCCCGATTGGCAGCCTGGCGGGCTGCTGCAGCTTCTGGGGACGGAATATAAATTCGCCGTCAGTTTCGTGATTCTGATCGTGGTGCTGCTGTTCCGCCCGACCGGGCTGTTCCGCGGCAAATCGGTATAA
- a CDS encoding ABC transporter ATP-binding protein — protein sequence MSDSHYLSATDMRGGYGKADILHGCTVTVDKGQIAVIVGPNGAGKSTAMKAVFGMLHLREGRVTLDGEDISGLSPQDRVKKGMGFVPQVSNVFPSMSVEENLEMGAFIRDDDIKTTMEQVFDLFPILKDKRRQPAGELSGGQRQQVAVGRALMTQPRLLMLDEPTAGVSPIVMDELFDRIIEIARTGISILMVEQNARQALEIADIGYVLAQGENRYTDTGQALLADPEVRRTFLGG from the coding sequence ATGAGCGATAGCCATTATCTATCCGCAACGGACATGCGCGGCGGCTATGGCAAGGCCGATATCCTGCATGGTTGCACCGTAACCGTGGACAAAGGTCAGATCGCGGTGATCGTGGGCCCCAACGGCGCCGGAAAATCCACCGCGATGAAGGCGGTTTTCGGCATGCTGCATCTGCGCGAAGGCCGGGTGACGCTGGACGGAGAGGATATCTCCGGCCTTTCACCGCAGGACCGGGTCAAAAAGGGCATGGGCTTCGTGCCGCAGGTGAGCAATGTCTTCCCGTCGATGTCGGTCGAGGAAAATCTCGAAATGGGTGCCTTCATCCGCGACGACGATATCAAGACCACGATGGAGCAGGTCTTCGACCTCTTCCCGATCCTCAAGGACAAGCGCCGCCAACCGGCCGGAGAACTCTCGGGCGGGCAGCGTCAACAGGTCGCCGTCGGCCGCGCCCTGATGACCCAGCCCCGGCTGCTGATGCTTGACGAACCGACGGCGGGCGTGAGCCCCATCGTCATGGATGAGCTTTTCGACCGCATCATCGAGATCGCCCGCACCGGCATCTCGATCCTGATGGTCGAACAGAACGCCAGACAGGCATTGGAGATCGCCGATATCGGCTATGTCCTTGCGCAGGGCGAAAACCGCTACACCGACACCGGGCAGGCACTCTTGGCCGATCCCGAGGTCCGCCGCACATTCCTGGGGGGCTGA